The Verrucomicrobium spinosum DSM 4136 = JCM 18804 genome includes a region encoding these proteins:
- a CDS encoding 3-keto-disaccharide hydrolase: MRLTHFLPFLAALSLQAQTPAPKQDAPKPPPPKAYADPDKTDEDFPIQGEYAGEQDGKKFGAQIIALGEGKFEAISYPGGLPGDGWDGDTSKVTRTAGQREAGQNTVTFEADTGDIQGTVDGSSIAVYSKDGEKVFELSRVQRASPTLEAAPPAGAVVLFSGKDKNDFAGSRVTEDGLLMEGATSTEKFQDFTLHIEFRLPYTPTGRGQKRGNSGLYLQHRYEVQMLDSFGLSGEDNECGGLYKIAKPKVNMCFPPLTWQTYDIDFTAAKFDASGNKTANAKMTVKHNGVVIHQDQELPKVTGGAKLPEDASPGPLHLQNHGDPVRYRNIWVVKK; the protein is encoded by the coding sequence ATGCGCCTCACTCACTTTCTGCCCTTCCTGGCTGCTCTCTCCCTCCAAGCCCAAACGCCGGCCCCCAAGCAAGACGCTCCCAAGCCGCCGCCGCCCAAGGCTTATGCGGATCCGGACAAGACGGATGAAGACTTCCCGATCCAAGGCGAATATGCAGGAGAGCAGGATGGCAAGAAGTTTGGGGCTCAGATCATCGCCTTGGGCGAAGGCAAGTTTGAAGCAATCAGTTATCCCGGCGGCCTTCCTGGCGATGGCTGGGACGGGGACACCAGCAAGGTGACCCGCACTGCAGGTCAACGTGAAGCCGGCCAAAATACCGTGACCTTCGAAGCCGACACCGGTGATATCCAGGGCACTGTGGATGGCAGCTCCATCGCGGTGTACTCCAAGGACGGAGAGAAGGTTTTCGAACTCTCCCGCGTGCAACGCGCCTCTCCCACTCTGGAAGCCGCCCCACCCGCAGGTGCCGTGGTTCTCTTCAGCGGCAAGGACAAGAACGATTTCGCCGGTTCCCGCGTGACAGAAGACGGACTTCTCATGGAAGGAGCCACCAGCACAGAAAAGTTCCAGGATTTCACCCTCCACATTGAGTTCCGTCTGCCCTACACGCCCACGGGTCGCGGCCAGAAGCGTGGCAACAGCGGGCTCTACCTTCAGCATCGGTACGAAGTCCAAATGCTCGACAGCTTCGGTCTGAGCGGTGAGGACAACGAGTGCGGCGGCCTCTACAAGATCGCCAAACCCAAGGTGAACATGTGCTTCCCGCCTCTGACCTGGCAGACTTACGATATCGACTTCACCGCCGCCAAATTCGACGCCTCCGGCAACAAGACCGCCAACGCCAAGATGACCGTGAAGCACAACGGCGTGGTCATCCATCAAGATCAAGAACTGCCCAAAGTCACTGGCGGAGCCAAGCTCCCAGAGGACGCCAGCCCCGGTCCCCTCCACCTCCAGAACCACGGCGACCCGGTGCGCTATCGAAACATCTGGGTCGTGAAGAAGTAG
- a CDS encoding transglutaminase family protein yields MSDPAEGSTQDDEWTDPLLLSVRHLTRYDYHDDVWDSFNEARLQPVSDTAQECREFHLRVEPTATSLRDYPDFYGNCVHYFDVPQKHARLEVEAFSRVATCADTRGPIPAVNPPSALKDHAEVEDYFDFLNDSHFVSLDKEVWRESIDALPNGVSDLWHDALAVGRHIYKSFTYTPFTTTVNTRPAEVVLSRRGVCQDFAHVMLGMCRSHGIPARYISGYFFNPNRLPDEIEASHAWVEVYLPGYGWKGFDPTHNRVPDTRYVKLAVGRDYGDIKPVSGTFRGKGTRELCVEVQIRRVED; encoded by the coding sequence ATGAGTGATCCCGCCGAAGGCAGCACCCAGGACGATGAATGGACGGACCCTCTCTTGTTGAGCGTCCGCCATTTGACGCGCTACGACTACCACGATGATGTCTGGGACAGCTTCAATGAAGCTCGCCTCCAGCCGGTCAGCGATACTGCCCAAGAATGTCGGGAATTCCATCTGAGAGTCGAGCCCACGGCCACCAGCCTGCGAGACTACCCGGATTTCTACGGCAACTGTGTGCACTACTTTGACGTGCCGCAGAAGCATGCGCGGCTCGAAGTGGAGGCCTTCTCCCGTGTCGCCACTTGTGCGGACACCCGCGGCCCTATTCCAGCGGTCAATCCCCCCTCTGCCCTGAAGGACCATGCCGAGGTGGAGGACTACTTCGACTTCCTCAATGACTCCCACTTTGTCTCCTTGGACAAAGAAGTCTGGCGAGAGTCCATCGACGCTCTCCCCAACGGGGTAAGCGACCTGTGGCACGATGCGCTCGCCGTGGGTCGTCACATCTACAAGAGCTTCACCTACACCCCCTTCACCACCACGGTGAACACCCGCCCCGCCGAGGTGGTGCTGAGCCGTCGCGGTGTCTGCCAGGACTTCGCCCATGTCATGCTCGGCATGTGCCGCAGCCACGGCATTCCCGCCCGGTACATCAGCGGCTATTTCTTCAATCCCAACCGACTTCCGGACGAGATCGAGGCCAGCCACGCCTGGGTGGAAGTGTACCTGCCCGGCTACGGCTGGAAGGGCTTCGACCCCACTCACAACCGCGTCCCCGACACCCGGTATGTGAAGCTCGCCGTCGGTCGGGACTACGGGGACATCAAGCCCGTGAGCGGCACCTTCCGTGGCAAGGGCACCCGGGAACTGTGCGTGGAGGTGCAGATTAGGCGGGTGGAGGACTGA
- a CDS encoding alpha-E domain-containing protein, producing MSLPLPQLPVTTHRGSEIMLSRVANSLYWMSRYIERAENISRLLDVNLQLMLDFSHLDDEQLKEHWLPILRSAGDEETFFKHYTVANSRTVTEFMTFREENPNSVISCLFAARENARQIRDQISLEMFEALNECYLFLKSKNAREIWDSGAHEFYDQIKKYSHLFQGLTNSTFSRNEGYEFIQFGKFLERADKTTRILDIKYHILLPSVSDVGGAVDAAQWQAVLRSASALEAYRRFHMSDILPRKVAEFLIFSPSFPRSIRYSLERLYQYLHLLTETENGVCNTPEEEAFEKLLGDMRTLSIDDVFNLGLHEFLGNIQSTIDHLDDFIYQEFMYHPPTDMEAEIRLHQQEMQQQQQPAA from the coding sequence ATGTCCCTTCCCCTTCCCCAGCTCCCCGTCACCACGCATCGCGGCAGCGAAATCATGCTGTCGCGGGTGGCAAACTCTCTCTACTGGATGAGCCGCTACATCGAGCGGGCCGAGAACATCTCGCGCCTGCTGGATGTGAACCTCCAGCTCATGCTGGACTTCTCCCATCTGGATGATGAGCAGCTCAAGGAGCACTGGCTCCCCATTCTCCGCTCCGCAGGAGATGAGGAGACGTTCTTCAAGCACTATACGGTGGCGAACAGCCGCACCGTCACCGAGTTCATGACCTTCCGGGAGGAGAATCCCAACTCGGTCATCTCCTGCCTCTTTGCCGCCCGCGAAAACGCCCGCCAGATCCGTGATCAGATCTCGCTGGAGATGTTCGAGGCGCTCAACGAGTGCTACCTCTTCCTGAAGTCGAAGAACGCCCGCGAGATCTGGGACAGCGGTGCCCACGAGTTCTACGACCAGATCAAGAAGTACTCCCACCTCTTCCAGGGGCTCACGAACTCCACCTTCTCCCGGAATGAGGGCTACGAGTTTATCCAATTCGGCAAGTTCCTGGAACGTGCTGACAAGACGACCCGCATCCTGGATATCAAGTACCACATCCTGCTCCCCAGCGTGTCGGATGTCGGTGGTGCCGTGGATGCCGCCCAGTGGCAGGCCGTGTTGCGCTCTGCCAGCGCCTTGGAGGCGTACCGGCGCTTCCACATGTCGGACATTCTGCCCAGGAAAGTGGCGGAGTTTCTCATCTTTTCCCCATCCTTCCCCCGCTCCATCCGCTACAGCCTGGAGCGGCTCTACCAGTACCTTCATCTCCTCACCGAGACGGAGAACGGCGTCTGCAACACCCCGGAGGAGGAGGCTTTTGAGAAACTCCTCGGCGACATGCGGACGCTCAGCATCGACGACGTTTTTAATCTCGGATTGCACGAGTTCCTCGGGAACATCCAAAGCACCATCGACCACCTGGATGACTTCATTTATCAGGAGTTCATGTACCATCCCCCCACTGACATGGAGGCGGAGATCCGGCTGCATCAGCAGGAGATGCAGCAGCAGCAACAGCCGGCGGCATGA